In the genome of Methanobrevibacter sp., one region contains:
- the mcrA gene encoding coenzyme-B sulfoethylthiotransferase subunit alpha codes for MADKKFLDAMTKKFKEAPEEKTTTFYNMGGWTQSERKTEFVNEGKAIAEKRGIPMYNPDIGNPLGQRALMSYQLSGTDTFVEGDDLHFINNAAMQQAWDDIRKTVIVGLNTAHNVLEKRLGMEVTPETITNYLEVVNHAMPGAAVVQEHMVETNPLLVDDSYVKVFTGDDDLAAEIDPAFVLDINKEFPEEQAEALKAEVGGAIWQIVRVPSVVGRVCDGGTTSRWSAMQIGMSMISAYGQCAGEGATGDFAYASKHAEVIGMGTYLPIRRARAGNELGGVPFGFMADICQATRVTDDPVESALEVVALGAALYDQIWLGSYMSGGVGFTQYATAAYTDNVLDDFSYFGKDYVEDKYGDLCAAPNTMDTVLDVGSEVAFYSLEQYEQYPALLETHFGGSQRAAVISAAAGISTAFATGNAQTGLSAWYLAQYLHKEQHSRLGFYGYDLQDQCGAANVFAIRNDEGLPLELRGPNYPNYAMNVGHQGEYAGIAQAPHSARGDAFAVNPLVKIAFADKNLPFDFTKVRAEFAKGALREFEPAGERSIIIPAK; via the coding sequence ATGGCTGATAAAAAATTCTTAGATGCAATGACTAAAAAGTTCAAAGAAGCTCCAGAAGAAAAAACTACTACCTTCTATAATATGGGCGGTTGGACTCAATCTGAAAGAAAAACTGAATTTGTAAACGAAGGTAAAGCAATCGCTGAGAAAAGAGGAATCCCAATGTACAACCCAGACATTGGTAACCCACTCGGTCAAAGAGCTTTAATGTCCTACCAATTATCCGGTACTGACACCTTCGTAGAAGGGGACGACTTACACTTTATTAACAACGCAGCAATGCAACAAGCTTGGGACGATATCAGAAAAACTGTAATCGTAGGTTTAAACACTGCTCACAACGTACTCGAAAAAAGGTTAGGTATGGAAGTAACTCCTGAAACCATTACCAACTACTTAGAAGTTGTAAACCACGCTATGCCTGGTGCAGCTGTAGTACAAGAACACATGGTAGAAACCAACCCATTATTAGTAGACGACTCTTACGTAAAAGTATTCACTGGTGATGACGACTTAGCAGCAGAAATCGACCCTGCATTCGTATTAGACATCAACAAAGAGTTCCCAGAAGAACAAGCTGAAGCTTTAAAAGCTGAAGTAGGCGGAGCTATTTGGCAAATTGTAAGAGTTCCATCTGTTGTAGGTAGAGTCTGTGACGGTGGTACCACTTCCAGATGGTCTGCTATGCAAATTGGTATGTCCATGATTTCCGCATACGGACAATGTGCAGGTGAAGGTGCTACTGGTGACTTCGCATACGCATCCAAACACGCAGAAGTTATCGGTATGGGTACTTACTTACCAATCAGAAGAGCAAGAGCAGGTAACGAACTCGGTGGTGTACCATTCGGATTCATGGCAGATATCTGTCAAGCAACCAGAGTAACCGACGACCCTGTAGAATCTGCATTAGAAGTAGTAGCTTTAGGTGCTGCTTTATACGACCAAATTTGGTTAGGTTCTTACATGTCTGGTGGTGTAGGATTTACTCAATATGCTACCGCAGCATACACCGATAACGTATTAGACGACTTCTCCTACTTCGGTAAAGATTACGTAGAAGACAAATACGGCGACTTATGTGCAGCTCCAAACACTATGGACACTGTTCTTGATGTAGGTTCTGAAGTAGCATTCTACTCACTTGAACAATACGAACAATACCCAGCTTTACTTGAAACTCACTTCGGTGGTTCTCAAAGAGCTGCTGTTATTTCCGCAGCTGCAGGTATTTCCACTGCATTCGCAACTGGTAATGCACAAACCGGTTTATCTGCATGGTACTTAGCACAATACTTACACAAAGAACAACATTCCAGATTAGGATTCTACGGTTACGACTTGCAAGATCAATGTGGTGCAGCTAACGTATTCGCTATCAGAAACGACGAAGGTTTACCACTTGAATTAAGAGGACCTAACTATCCTAACTATGCAATGAACGTAGGTCACCAAGGTGAATACGCAGGTATCGCACAAGCACCTCACAGTGCTCGTGGAGACGCATTTGCAGTTAACCCTCTCGTAAAGATTGCATTTGCTGACAAGAACTTGCCATTCGACTTCACTAAAGTCAGAGCAGAATTTGCTAAAGGTGCTTTAAGAGAATTCGAACCTGCAGGTGAAAGATCTATCATCATTCCAGCAAAATAA
- the mcrC gene encoding methyl-coenzyme M reductase I operon protein C translates to MIGRCTHLVDCRETRGLGEGGGIAQRGTFAECGSDVLAVAMSPGRRHITKPVCEITFGLREANLLTSTMILDAGSGVPHDAPAGGAGNAFGLTDKEVEQMQKFKVIVVHLGGVRNHITYKARLILRNVNKPCVIICEYPVDFEDFAKIGVKTAKVMPEEVKTEGKIMNIVSGVIRGQTVSQEKLDEIIRKVRLTLGDA, encoded by the coding sequence ATGATTGGAAGATGCACACATCTTGTAGACTGCAGGGAAACAAGAGGTCTTGGTGAAGGAGGAGGAATTGCCCAAAGAGGAACTTTCGCAGAATGTGGAAGTGACGTCTTGGCGGTTGCTATGTCTCCAGGTCGTAGACACATTACCAAGCCGGTTTGTGAAATCACCTTTGGTTTACGTGAAGCTAACCTATTAACCAGTACCATGATATTGGATGCAGGTAGTGGTGTGCCACATGATGCTCCTGCCGGAGGTGCAGGAAACGCTTTTGGTTTGACTGACAAGGAAGTCGAGCAAATGCAAAAGTTTAAGGTTATTGTGGTTCATTTAGGTGGAGTGAGAAATCATATTACTTACAAAGCAAGATTGATCTTACGTAATGTAAACAAGCCTTGCGTTATTATTTGTGAATATCCTGTTGACTTTGAAGATTTTGCAAAAATAGGTGTTAAAACCGCAAAGGTCATGCCTGAAGAGGTAAAGACAGAAGGTAAAATTATGAATATAGTTTCAGGAGTTATTAGGGGACAAACAGTCTCACAAGAAAAATTAGATGAGATTATTAGAAAAGTTAGATTAACATTAGGAGATGCATAA
- the mcrG gene encoding coenzyme-B sulfoethylthiotransferase subunit gamma has product MAQYYPGTSQVAENRRKFTNPDVELEVLREISDEDVVKLLGHRAPGEEYKSVHPPLDEMDEPDDIIREIVEPIDGAKAGDRVRYIQFVDSMYFAPAQPFLRARSYVYRYRGIDTGTLSGRQIIEARERDVERISKEILENEYFDTARTGIRGAGVHGHSLRLDENGLMFDMLRRQVLNKETGNVEMVKDQIGRELDEPVVLGEPLDEDTLRAKTTIYRCDGEAYRDDEDAVTVLRQIHVTRSQFGYNPEY; this is encoded by the coding sequence ATGGCACAATATTATCCAGGAACTTCTCAGGTAGCTGAAAACAGAAGAAAATTTACTAACCCTGATGTGGAATTAGAAGTTTTAAGAGAAATATCTGATGAAGATGTAGTAAAATTATTAGGTCACAGAGCTCCAGGTGAAGAATACAAATCCGTTCACCCACCACTCGATGAAATGGACGAACCTGATGACATTATTAGAGAAATTGTAGAACCTATTGACGGTGCAAAAGCAGGGGACAGAGTAAGATACATCCAATTTGTAGACTCCATGTACTTTGCTCCAGCTCAACCTTTCTTAAGAGCAAGATCCTACGTATACAGATACAGAGGAATCGATACCGGTACCTTATCCGGAAGACAAATTATCGAAGCTCGTGAAAGAGATGTAGAAAGAATTTCTAAAGAAATTTTAGAAAACGAATACTTTGACACTGCACGTACTGGAATCAGAGGTGCAGGTGTACACGGTCACTCTTTAAGACTCGACGAAAACGGTTTAATGTTCGACATGTTAAGAAGACAAGTACTCAACAAAGAAACCGGTAACGTTGAAATGGTAAAAGACCAAATTGGTCGTGAATTAGACGAACCTGTAGTATTAGGTGAACCATTAGATGAAGATACTCTCAGAGCTAAAACCACAATCTACAGATGTGATGGTGAAGCTTACAGAGATGATGAAGACGCTGTAACTGTCTTAAGACAAATACACGTCACCAGATCTCAATTTGGTTACAACCCAGAATATTAA